A window of Atribacterota bacterium genomic DNA:
TATCAGATTGATACTGATGATCGACAAATAGGTGGAGTTTTTGTAGAGAGTGGAGATGGTCGATTAGAAATAGATTATACCATTAATACCATTCTGGAGGAGAGTCATAAACTGATTGTAGAAGTATTATTCTCATGGCTGGATAGGGATAAGGAGAAATAAGATGCAAGGGATGGGAAGGATTATTTATATTAACGGACCAGTGGTAAAAGCTGAGCATTTGGAAGGTTTTAAGGTACGGGAAATGGTAACAGTAGGAGAAAAAAAGTTGATTGGTGAGGTTATTTCTCTAGAAAATGAGATCGGTACTATCCAAGTTTATGAAGAGACAACCGGCCTCAAAATAGGCGGGAAAATCAACGGTACAGGCAAACCTTTGTCCGTAAAGTTGGGACCAGGGATTGTGAGTCATATCTTTGATGGCATAGAAAGACCCCTATCTAAAATTTATAATTCAGGAAATCCATTTATTCCTGAAGGGATTGGTCTTATCTCACTGGATAAAGAAAAACCATGGGATACTAGAATTGTAACAAAAGAGGGGGATATTTTAAAACCGGGTACTATTTTTGCTGAAATAAGAGAGACCACAATAATTGTTCATAAAGTAATGATTCCCCCTGATATTAAAGGAAAGGTAATAAGTGTAGTGCCAGATGGTTATTACACTATTGAAGATACCTTGATTATCTTATTAGATAAAGATGGGCAAAATCATGAGATTAAAATGTCTCAGGAATGGCCGATAAGACAACCAAGACCAGTTATGAATAGAATACCTCTGGAGAAATTATTGATAACTGGACAGAGGATTATTGATACTTTTTTCCCTTTAGCTAAAGGTGGCACTGCTGCTATTCCGGGAGGATTTGGTACCGGGAAAACTATCACCCAACACCAGTTAGCTAAGTGGAGTGATGCTGATCTGATTGTCTATATTGGTTGTGGCGAACGCGGTAATGAGATGACTGAAGTTCTGGAAGATTTTCCTAAACTTAGGGATCCGAAAACCAATAATCCATTAATGGATCGCACCATACTTATTGCTAATACTTCCAATATGCCGGTAGCAGCTCGTGAGGCCTCTATATATACAGGCATTACTATTGCTGAGTACTTTAGAGATATGGGATATAATGTAGCTGTAATGGCTGATTCTACATCTAGATGGGCAGAAGCTTTAAGGGAGATTTCAGGTAGATTAGAGGAAATCCCTGCTGAAGAAGGATATCCGGCTTATCTTGCTTCTAGACTGACGGCTTTTTATGAGAGAGCAGGATATTGTAAAAATCTCAATGGCACAGAAGGTTCTATAACTATAATAGGTGCTGTTTCCCCAGCCGGAGGAGATTTTTCTGAACCAGTTACCAAATCTACCAAGAGAATTGTAGGCACCTTTTTAGCCTTAGATCGTGAATTAGCCCATG
This region includes:
- a CDS encoding V-type ATP synthase subunit A, which codes for MQGMGRIIYINGPVVKAEHLEGFKVREMVTVGEKKLIGEVISLENEIGTIQVYEETTGLKIGGKINGTGKPLSVKLGPGIVSHIFDGIERPLSKIYNSGNPFIPEGIGLISLDKEKPWDTRIVTKEGDILKPGTIFAEIRETTIIVHKVMIPPDIKGKVISVVPDGYYTIEDTLIILLDKDGQNHEIKMSQEWPIRQPRPVMNRIPLEKLLITGQRIIDTFFPLAKGGTAAIPGGFGTGKTITQHQLAKWSDADLIVYIGCGERGNEMTEVLEDFPKLRDPKTNNPLMDRTILIANTSNMPVAAREASIYTGITIAEYFRDMGYNVAVMADSTSRWAEALREISGRLEEIPAEEGYPAYLASRLTAFYERAGYCKNLNGTEGSITIIGAVSPAGGDFSEPVTKSTKRIVGTFLALDRELAHARHFPSINWLLSYSNYIPVLKDWFKDNVSSEIMDIRSKMMAILLEENKLMDIVKLIGEDVLPDEQRIILEIARIIKIGYLQQNAFHPQDLYTILSNQYNMLKVIDNLYDRSYSCIKKGIPLSKVKDESLFSDVIMMKYKISGEKIKPFRELIDKINKYYDSLENMYKEGSVDEG